A stretch of Pseudomonas sp. 7SR1 DNA encodes these proteins:
- a CDS encoding SDR family NAD(P)-dependent oxidoreductase: MNIDFTGRQVLVTGSTSGIGFATAKGFLEAGAHVVINGRSESSVADALQRLGALASRATGFVGDLSNSTGCQALIAKHPSFDIVINNLGIFKQEDFFETPDSEWQRFFETNVMSGVRVSRAYAQGMVERGWGRIVFVSSESGVNIPADMIHYGFTKTAQLSIARGLAKRLAGTGVTVNSVLPGPTLSEGVAQMLKADVERTGESLEKVAADFVNQHRSTSIIQRAARVEEVANMIIYASSEQASATTGAALRVDGGVVDSIV, from the coding sequence ATGAACATCGATTTCACCGGACGTCAGGTCCTGGTCACCGGATCCACCAGCGGTATCGGTTTCGCTACCGCCAAAGGCTTTCTCGAAGCCGGTGCTCACGTGGTCATCAACGGTCGAAGCGAGAGCAGCGTGGCGGACGCGCTGCAGCGCTTGGGCGCGCTTGCCTCAAGGGCGACCGGCTTTGTGGGCGATCTCAGCAACTCGACGGGCTGCCAGGCACTGATAGCCAAGCACCCCAGCTTCGATATCGTCATCAACAACCTGGGCATCTTCAAACAGGAAGATTTTTTCGAAACGCCGGACAGCGAATGGCAACGCTTCTTCGAAACCAACGTCATGTCGGGTGTGCGTGTTTCCAGGGCCTACGCGCAGGGCATGGTCGAGCGTGGTTGGGGACGGATCGTGTTTGTCTCGTCGGAATCGGGCGTGAACATTCCTGCCGACATGATCCACTACGGCTTCACCAAGACCGCCCAACTGTCCATCGCTCGCGGCCTGGCCAAGCGCCTCGCTGGTACGGGCGTGACGGTAAACTCGGTATTGCCCGGGCCGACGCTTTCCGAAGGGGTTGCCCAGATGCTCAAGGCAGACGTCGAGCGCACTGGGGAAAGCCTGGAAAAGGTCGCGGCAGACTTCGTCAACCAGCACCGCAGCACCTCGATCATCCAGCGCGCGGCACGCGTCGAGGAGGTTGCCAACATGATTATCTATGCCAGTTCGGAGCAGGCCTCGGCCACCACTGGAGCGGCGCTGCGTGTCGATGGTGGTGTGGTGGATAGCATCGTTTAG
- a CDS encoding lysophospholipid acyltransferase → MDKLKGALLVGALRLFALLPWRAVQAVGSAIGWLMWKFPNRSRDVVRINLAKCFPEMDPAERERLVGQSLKDIGKSLTESACAWIWPAQRSIELVREVEGLEVLKEALASGKGVVGITSHLGNWEVLNHFYCSQCKPIIFYRPPKLKAVDELLQKQRVQLGNKVAASTKEGILSVIKEVRKGGQVGIPADPEPAESAGIFVPFFATQALTSKFVPNMLAGGKAVGVFLHALRLPDGSGYKVILEAAPEAMYSTDTETACAAMSQVVERYVRAYPSQYMWSMKRFKKRPPGEARWY, encoded by the coding sequence GTGGATAAGTTGAAAGGCGCCTTGCTGGTCGGCGCTCTGCGGTTGTTTGCGCTGCTGCCTTGGCGGGCGGTGCAGGCGGTGGGCTCTGCCATTGGCTGGCTCATGTGGAAATTTCCCAATCGCTCCCGCGACGTGGTGCGGATCAACCTCGCCAAGTGCTTTCCCGAGATGGACCCGGCCGAGCGCGAACGCCTGGTGGGCCAGAGCCTCAAGGACATCGGCAAATCCTTGACCGAAAGTGCCTGCGCCTGGATCTGGCCGGCCCAGCGTTCCATCGAACTGGTGCGCGAAGTCGAGGGCCTGGAGGTGTTGAAGGAGGCGCTGGCCTCGGGCAAGGGCGTGGTGGGCATCACCAGCCACCTGGGCAACTGGGAGGTGCTCAACCACTTCTATTGCAGCCAGTGCAAACCGATCATTTTCTATCGGCCGCCCAAGCTCAAGGCGGTGGATGAACTGCTGCAGAAGCAGCGGGTGCAGTTGGGCAACAAAGTCGCGGCGTCCACCAAGGAAGGCATCCTCAGTGTCATCAAGGAAGTGCGCAAGGGCGGCCAGGTGGGCATCCCCGCCGACCCGGAACCGGCCGAATCCGCTGGTATCTTCGTGCCCTTCTTCGCCACTCAGGCCCTGACCAGCAAGTTCGTACCGAACATGCTCGCCGGCGGCAAGGCGGTCGGCGTCTTCCTCCACGCCCTGCGCCTGCCGGACGGCTCCGGCTACAAGGTTATCCTCGAAGCCGCGCCCGAAGCCATGTACAGCACCGACACCGAAACCGCCTGCGCGGCCATGAGCCAGGTGGTGGAACGCTACGTACGGGCCTATCCCAGCCAGTACATGTGGAGCATGAAACGCTTCAAGAAGCGCCCGCCGGGTGAGGCGCGGTGGTATTGA
- the tag gene encoding DNA-3-methyladenine glycosylase I: MPRCFWCSDDPLYMAYHDQEWGTPLRDAQGLFELLLLEGFQAGLSWITVLRKREHYRKVLYGFDVQRVAQMSDAEIDDLMLDPGIIRNRLKLKAARRNAQAWLALEDPVAFLWSFVGDKPVINHFRDRTEVPAITPQAIEMSKGLKKAGFTFVGPTICYAFMQASGMVMDHTRDCDRYAELANGG, encoded by the coding sequence ATGCCACGCTGCTTTTGGTGTTCTGACGATCCGTTGTACATGGCTTATCACGATCAGGAGTGGGGGACGCCGCTGCGCGATGCGCAGGGTTTGTTCGAGTTGCTTTTGCTCGAAGGGTTCCAGGCCGGGTTGTCCTGGATCACCGTGCTGCGCAAGCGTGAACATTACCGCAAGGTGCTCTATGGCTTCGATGTGCAGCGGGTGGCGCAGATGAGCGATGCCGAAATCGATGATCTGATGCTCGACCCTGGCATCATCCGCAACCGGCTCAAGCTCAAGGCCGCCCGTCGCAATGCCCAGGCCTGGTTGGCGCTGGAAGACCCGGTGGCGTTCCTGTGGTCGTTCGTGGGTGATAAACCCGTCATCAACCACTTCAGGGACCGCACCGAAGTACCGGCCATCACCCCCCAGGCCATCGAAATGAGCAAGGGTCTGAAAAAAGCCGGCTTCACGTTCGTCGGCCCCACCATTTGCTACGCCTTCATGCAGGCCTCGGGCATGGTGATGGACCACACAAGGGATTGCGACCGCTACGCTGAGCTGGCAAACGGTGGTTAG
- the glyQ gene encoding glycine--tRNA ligase subunit alpha, with the protein MSQPTPAVRTFQDLILALQQYWAEQGCVVLQPYDMEVGAGTFHTATFLRAIGPETWNAAYVQPSRRPTDGRYGENPNRLQHYYQFQVVLKPNPDNFQELYLGSLKHVGLDPLVHDIRFVEDNWESPTLGAWGLGWEVWLNGMEVTQFTYFQQAGGIECYPVTGEITYGLERLAMYLQGVDSVYDLVWADGPFGKVTYGDVFHQNEVEQSTYNFEHANVEKLFELFDFYESEAKRLIELDQPLPLPSYEMVLKASHTFNLLDARRAISVTARQQYILRVRTLARSVAQAYLMARAKLGFPMATPDLRDEVLAKLEAAQ; encoded by the coding sequence GTGAGCCAGCCTACGCCAGCCGTGCGTACCTTCCAAGACTTGATCCTCGCCCTCCAGCAATACTGGGCCGAGCAAGGTTGCGTGGTACTTCAGCCCTACGATATGGAAGTAGGCGCCGGCACTTTCCACACTGCCACGTTCCTGCGTGCCATCGGCCCGGAAACCTGGAACGCCGCCTACGTACAGCCCAGCCGCCGCCCGACTGACGGCCGCTACGGCGAGAACCCGAACCGCCTGCAGCATTACTACCAGTTCCAGGTGGTCCTGAAGCCCAACCCGGACAATTTCCAGGAGCTGTACCTGGGATCGCTCAAGCACGTGGGCCTCGACCCGTTGGTGCATGACATCCGTTTCGTCGAAGACAACTGGGAGTCGCCGACCCTGGGCGCCTGGGGCCTGGGCTGGGAAGTCTGGCTCAACGGCATGGAAGTGACCCAATTCACCTACTTCCAGCAGGCGGGCGGCATCGAGTGCTACCCGGTGACCGGCGAAATCACTTACGGCCTGGAACGCCTGGCCATGTACCTGCAAGGCGTGGATTCGGTCTACGACCTGGTGTGGGCCGACGGTCCGTTCGGCAAGGTGACCTACGGCGACGTGTTCCACCAGAACGAAGTGGAGCAGTCGACCTACAACTTCGAACACGCCAATGTCGAGAAGCTGTTCGAACTGTTCGATTTCTATGAAAGCGAGGCCAAGCGCCTGATCGAGCTGGACCAGCCGCTGCCGTTGCCGAGCTATGAAATGGTGTTGAAGGCCTCCCATACCTTCAACCTGCTGGACGCACGCCGGGCGATTTCGGTGACCGCGCGTCAGCAATACATCCTGCGTGTGCGCACCCTGGCGCGTTCCGTCGCGCAAGCCTACCTGATGGCCCGTGCCAAGCTGGGCTTCCCGATGGCGACCCCGGACCTGCGTGATGAAGTGTTGGCTAAGCTGGAGGCTGCACAATGA